A portion of the Gorilla gorilla gorilla isolate KB3781 chromosome X, NHGRI_mGorGor1-v2.1_pri, whole genome shotgun sequence genome contains these proteins:
- the LOC101127646 gene encoding cyclin-dependent kinases regulatory subunit 1-like: MLHKQIYYSDKYDDEEFEYRHVMLPKDIAKLVPETHLMSESEWRNLGVQQSQGWVHYMIHEPEPHVLLFRRPLPKKPKK, encoded by the coding sequence ATGTTGCACAAACAAATTTACTATTCGGACAAATACGACGACGAGGAGTTTGAGTATCGACATGTCATGCTGCCCAAGGACATAGCCAAGCTGGTCCCTGAAACCCATTTGATGTCTGAATCTGAATGGAGGAACCTTGGCGTTCAGCAGAGTCAGGGATGGGTCCATTATATGATCCATGAACCAGAACCGCACGTCTTGCTGTTCCGGCGCCCACTACCCAAGAAGCCAAAGAAATGA